In one Tripterygium wilfordii isolate XIE 37 chromosome 22, ASM1340144v1, whole genome shotgun sequence genomic region, the following are encoded:
- the LOC119992148 gene encoding alpha-glucan water dikinase, chloroplastic-like isoform X3 — protein sequence MSNTIGHNIFRQSFICPMILEHQTKLNSSGVPANSFLQSASVKQSTLHIRSSVASSKFYGNNLNVRKQKSSTGTRRPVKVTPQAVLAMDPTSELGGTFNLDGNIELQVMVSTPGTGSVQVNIQVTYGSDSLLLHWGAIADRKEKWVLPSRHPEGTQNYKNKALRTPFVKSGSNSCLQIEIDDPALQAIEFLIVDESKNKWFKNNGGNFHVKLPSKEKSAPNVSVPEDLKSAPNVSVPEDLVQIQAYLRWERKGKQMYTPQQEKEEYEAARSEILKEIARGTSVEGLRAKLTKNNDVVKIREPSPGETKDKIPDELTQIQAYIRWEKAGKPNFSMEQQLREFDEARKELQDELEKGVSLDEIRKKITKGEIKTKVAKQLQHKRYFSTEKIQRKKRDLKNLINKYAARLTMAKIPDEPVTLKTLELYARAKEERDGPILSKRIYKLADMELLVLLSKFASKTKVHLVTDFNGPITLHWALSKKAGDWLEPPLDALPPGSISLNGAAETQFVNNSSSDLPYQVQTFDMEIEGESFVGMPFVLISGGNWIKNKGSDFYVEFEQRPKQVSKDVGDGKGTAKALLDKIAEMESEAQKSFMHRFNIAADLIEQAKNAGELGLAGILVWMRFMATRQLVWNKNYNVKPREISRAQDRLTDLLQNIYASQPEYRELLRMIMSTVGRGGEGDVGQRIRDEILVIQRNNDCKGGIMEEWHQKLHNNTSPDDVVICQALIDYIKNDFDTSVYWKTLKENGITKERLLSYDRAIHSEPNFRRDQKDGLLRDLGNYMRTLKAVHSGADLESAISNCMGYKSEGQGFMVGVRINPVSGLPSGFPKLLQFVLEHVEDKDVETLLEVGLLEARQELRPLLFNRNDRLKDLLFLDIALDSTVRTAIERGYEELNNAAPEKIIYFINMVLENLALSSDDNEDLVYCLQGWNHALSLCKSKSNNWALYTKSVLDRTRLALASKAESYQQVLQPSAEYLGSLLGVDQWAVNIFTEEIIRAGSAASLSSLLNRLDPVLRKIASLGSWQVISPVEAVGYVAVVDELLSVQNKSYDRPTILVARKVKGEEEIPDGTVAVLTSDMPDVLSHVSVRARNGKVCFATCFDPNILANLQASEGKLLCLKPTSADIVYSELEEGGLVGSGSANRKVDGPASSVTLVKKHFGGRYAISSKEFTSDMVGAKSRNIAYLKGNVPSWIGVPTSVALPFGVFEKVLSDNLNQGVAKKLQSLKEKLGRGEFNILKEIRETVLQLAAPPQLVQELKTEMQSSGMPWPGDEGEQRWEQAWMAIKKVWASKWNERAYFSTRKVKIDHDNLCMAVLVQEVINAEYAFVIHTTNPSSDDSSEIYTEVVKGLGETLVGAYPGRALSFICKKNDLNTPQVLGYPSKPIGLFIRRSIIFRSDSNGEDLEGYAGAGLYDSVPMDEEEKVILDYSSDPLVNDGNFQKSILSSIARAGMVIEELYGSPQDIEGVIKDGNVYVVQTRPQM from the exons ATGAGTAATACCATAGGTCATAATATATTCCGCCAGAGTTTTATCTGTCCCATGATTTTAGAACATCAAACTAAGTTAAATTCGTCTGGCGTTCCTGCAAACTCTTTCCTTCAATCTGCCTCTGTGAAGCAATCGACGCTGCATATTCGTAGTTCAGTTGCTTCCTCAAAGTTTTATGGAAACAATTTGAACGTGCGGAAACAAAAGTCAAGCACGGGAACACGTCGACCTGTCAAAGTCACTCCACAGGCCGTTCTAGCCATGGATCCAACATCTGAG CTTGGGGGAACATTCAACCTTGATGGGAATATTGAGTTACAG GTTATGGTTAGTACCCCTGGTACTGGGTCTGTACAAGTAAACATTCAGGTTACATATGGTAGTGACTCTTTACTTCTGCACTGGGGTGCGATTGCTGATAGAAAGGA GAAATGGGTACTTCCTTCCCGTCATCCAGAAGGAACACAGAATTACAAGAACAAAGCCCTCAGAACTCCTTTTGTTAAG TCCGGATCCAACTCTTGTCTTCAAATAGAGATTGATGATCCTGCATTACAAGCTATAGAGTTTCTCATAGTTGATGAATCCAAAAATAAATG GTTTAAAAATAATGGTGGGAATTTTCATGTTAAGCTTCCTTCAAAAGAGAAGTCAGCCCCAAATGTTTCAGTTCCTGAAGATCTTAAGTCAGCTCCAAATGTTTCAGTTCCTGAAGATCTTGTACAGATTCAAGCATATCTGAGGTGGGAAAGAAAGGGTAAACAAATGTATACCCCACAGCAAGAGAAG GAGGAATATGAAGCTGCTCGCAGTGAGATCTTGAAAGAAATAGCCAGGGGAACTTCTGTTGAAGGCCTCAGAGCAAAACTAACGAAAAACAATGACGTTGTCAAAATTAGGGAGCCATCCCCCGGTGAAACAAAGGACAAGATACCTGATGAGCTTACGCAAATACAAGCTTATATAAGATGGGAAAAAGCAGGGAAACCCAATTTTTCTATGGAACAACAACTT aggGAATTCGACGAAGCGAGAAAAGAGTTGCAAGATGAACTAGAGAAAGGTGTTTCACTTGATGAAATTCGGAAGAAGATTACCAAAGGGGAGATAAAGACCAAGGTTGCAAAACAGCTACAGCATAAACGATATTTTAGCACTGAAAAGATTCAGCGCAAAAAAAGGGATTTGAAGAATCTTATTAATAAGTATGCTGCCAGACTGACAATGGCAAAAATTCCAGATGAACCTGTAACCTTGAAAACTCTCGAGCTTTATGCTCGAGCAAAGGAAGAGCGGGATGGTCCTATTCTGAGCAAGAGAATCTACAAGCTGGCGGATATGGAACTTCTG GTACTTTTAAGCAAGTTTGCTAGTAAGACAAAAGTTCATCTGGTGACAGATTTCAATGGGCCTATTACTCTGCACTGGGCTTTATCCAAAAAAGCTGGAGATTGGTTG GAACCTCCTCTTGATGCACTACCTCCAGGTTCAATTAGTCTAAATGGGGCTGCTGAAACACAATTTGTAAATAATTCTTCTTCTGATCTTCCTTACCAG GTCCAAACTTTTGACATGGAGATTGAGGGAGAGAGCTTTGTTGGAATGCCATTTGTCCTTATATCTGGTGGAAACTGGATAAAGAACAAAGGATCTGACTTCTATGTTGAATTTGAGCAACGACCAAAGCAAGTTTCGAAG GATGTTGGAGATGGGAAAGGTACTGCCAAGGCATTGTTGGATAAAATTGCAGAAATGGAGAGTGAGGCACAAAAGTCCTTTATGCACCG ATTTAATATTGCAGCAGACTTGATAGAACAAGCCAAAAATGCTGGTGAATTGGGTCTTGCTGGGATACTAGTGTGGATGAGGTTTATGGCTACGAGGCAGCTTGTATGGAATAAGAACTACAATGTCAAACCACG AGAGATAAGTAGAGCACAGGATAGGCTTACAGACCTGCTCCAGAACATTTATGCCAGTCAACCTGAGTACCGGGAGCTTTTGCGCATGATCATGTCTACTGTTGGTAGAGGGGGTGAAGGGGATGTTGGGCAGCGAATTCGGGATGAAATCCTTGTAATCCAG AGGAACAATGATTGTAAGGGTGGAATAATGGAGGAATGGCATCAAAAGTTACATAATAACACTAGTCCTGATGATGTTGTCATCTGTCAG GCATTGATTGATTATATTAAAAATGACTTTGACACGAGTGTGTACTGGAAAACTCTGAAGGAAAATGGAATTACAAAAGAACGACTTTTAAGTTATGATCGTGCCATCCATTCTGAACCAAATTTCAGGAGAGATCAGAAGGACGGTCTTCTGCGTGATCTCGGAAACTACATGAGGACTTTGAAG GCTGTTCATTCTGGTGCAGATCTTGAGTCTgctatttcaaattgcatgggTTACAAATCTGAG GGTCAAGGCTTCATGGTTGGGGTGCGGATAAATCCCGTATCAGGCTTACCATCTGGATTTCCA AAATTGCTTCAATTCGTCCTAGAACATGTTGAAGATAAAGATGTAGAAACACTACTTGAGGTG GGTTTATTAGAGGCGCGTCAGGAGCTTAGGCCATTATTGTTCAATCGTAATGATCGTCTGAAAGATCTTTTATTTTTGGACATTGCCCTTGACTCTACTGTTAGGACAGCTATTGAAAGAGGATACGAGGAATTGAATAATGCTGCACCGGAG AAGATTATCTACTTCATCAATATGGTTCTTGAGAATCTTGCACTTTCATCAGATGACAATGAAGATCTTGTATACTGCTTGCag GGATGGAATCATGCCCTAAGCTTATGCAAGAGTAAAAGTAATAACTGGGCTTTATACACAAAATCAGTCCTTGACAGAACTCGCCTTGCTCTTGCGAGCAAGGCTGAAAGTTACCAACAAGTTTTGCAACCATCAGCTGAATATCTGGGATCACTGCTCGGTGTGGATCAGTGGGCT GTGAACATATTTACTGAAGAAATTATTCGTGCTGGATCAGCTGCATCCCTGTCCTCACTTCTAAATAGACTTGATCCTGTTCTCCGGAAAATTGCTAGTCTTGGGAG CTGGCAGGTCATTAGTCCAGTTGAAGCGGTTGGATATGTTGCTGTTGTGGATGAGTTACTCTCTGTACAGAATAAATCTTATGACCGACCTACAATTTTGGTGGCAAGAAAAGTGAAGGGAGAAGAGGAAATTCCAGATGGAACCGTTGCAGTGCTGACATCAGACATGCCAGATGTTCTATCTCATGTTTCTGTTCGAGCAAGAAATGGCAAG GTTTGCTTTGCTACGTGCTTTGATCCCAATATCTTGGCTAACCTCCAAGCAAGTGAAGGGAAATTGCTGTGCTTGAAACCTACGTCTGCAGATATAGTCTATAG TGAGCTGGAGGAGGGTGGCCTAGTAGGTTCAGGATCAGCTAACCGGAAAGTCGATGGTCCTGCTTCATCTGTTACTTTGGTCAAAAAGCACTTTGGGGGTAGATATGCCATATCATCCAAAGAATTCACAAGTGACATG GTTGGTGCTAAATCACGCAATATCGCATATCTAAAGGGAAATGTGCCATCTTGGATTGGAGTTCCTACATCAGTTGCCCTACCATTTGGAGTTTTCGAGAAAGTTCTTTCAGATAACTTAAATCAG GGAGTGGCCAAGAAGTTGCAGTCACTGAAAGAAAAACTAGGAAGAGGAGAGTTTAATATCCTCAAGGAGATTCGTGAGACAGTATTACAGCTTGCAGCGCCACCTCAATTG GTACAAGAACTGAAGACCGAGATGCAAAGTTCTGGAATGCCTTGGCCTGGTGATGAAGGAGAACAGCGATGGGAACAGGCATGGATGGCTATAAAGAAG GTCTGGGCGTCAAAGTGGAATGAGAGGGCATACTTCAGCACAAGGAAAGTGAAAATTGATCACGATAATCTATGCATGGCTGTCCTGGTTCAGGAAGTAATTAATGCCGAGTATGCATTTGTTATACACACTACTAATCCATCTTCAGATGACTCATCAGAAATATATACTGAG GTTGTTAAGGGACTTGGGGAAACTCTAGTCGGAGCTTATCCAGGCCGTGCATTGAGTTTTATCTGCAAGAAAAACGATCTGAACACACCTCAG GTACTTGGGTACCCAAGCAAGCCCATTGGTCTCTTTATCAGACGTTCTATTATCTTCCGCTCTGATTCTAATGGTGAAGATCTAGAAGGTTATGCGGGTGCTGGTCTTTATGATAG TGTGCCAAtggatgaagaagagaaagttATCCTGGATTACTCGTCTGACCCGTTGGTAAATGACGGCAATTTCCAAAAATCAATCCTCTCTAGCATTGCTCGTGCAGGAATGGTAATTGAGGAGCTCTATGGATCTCCGCAAGATATTGAAGGTGTGATCAAGGACGGGAATGTTTATGTTGTCCAAACAAGGCCACAGATGTGA